A region from the Vicia villosa cultivar HV-30 ecotype Madison, WI linkage group LG3, Vvil1.0, whole genome shotgun sequence genome encodes:
- the LOC131662624 gene encoding protein LEO1 homolog, which translates to MAGEEKRHQMMQNLFGDESDEEDELESNPQLNSDEGEGEVGQDGEGEGEVEGQGEVEIESEGEMAQISREIEVEFGDQREEESGARDSDSDAKDDYSQRVVTSRRRDVVESGSEENHFNENDGEEVDAARSLSGSPRDENDQTRDLHSAPEIRDVFGDFDDEEEGYAAQQDIGQDSNRYPADAEGSYGKSLRPEDILADEDHQYELEEENIEMKTKDKPLGPPLELEIPLREPPALPNKMNLIKVSNIMGIDPKPFDPKTYEEEDTFVTDELGNKKRIHLENNIVRWREVKNPDGTTSVESNARFVRWSDGSLQLLIGNEVLDISEQDAQHDQSHLFLRHGKGILQSQGRLLQKMRFMPSSLSSNSHRLLTAIVDSRQRKAYKVKNCFTDIDPEREKEKKEKAESQIIRASELLSRKRDKVNKKYTPTDRRRQLSPGFLEDALDEDDEADYYDPRRKQRHFEDELEAEVRAEKRIMNARKSQGPKNIPRKSSIPPAKSSRNPLGYPYEREESEYETDEDEEEEIPHSRTRDDDTEPEYEDSEEDDEETGQADAAASDEEEEEEPKHKSRDLKGKVKRKGFGSEEHSLPRKPTNRRMTIVSDSDDE; encoded by the exons ATGGCAGGAGAAGAAAAACGACACCAGATGATGCAGAATCTCTTCGGAGATGAATCCGACGAGGAAGATGAACTCGAATCCAATCCTCAACTCAATTCC GATGAAGGAGAGGGAGAGGTAGGCCAAGACggagaaggagaaggagaagtTGAAGGACAAGGAGAGGTGGAAATAGAGAGTGAAGGGGAGATGGCGCAGATTTCTCGGGAGATTGAAGTGGAGTTTGGTGAtcagagagaagaagagagtggAGCTAGGGATTCGGATAGTGATGCTAAAGATGATTATAGTCAGCGCGTTGTTACTAGCCGGCGTAGGGATGTTGTTGAAAGTGGATCTGAGGAGAATCATTTCAATGAAAATGATGGCGAAGAAGTTGATGCAGCTAGAAGCCTAAG CGGGTCACCTAGAGATGAGAATGATCAAACTCGTGATTTGCATTCTGCCCCGGAAATCCGTGATGTATTTGGTGATTTTGACGATGAAGAGGAGGGGTATGCAGCTCAGCAGGACATTGGACAAGATTCAAAT AGATATCCAGCGGATGCAGAAGGGAGTTACGGAAAGAGTCTGAGACCAGAGGATATACTTGCTGATGAAGATCATCAATATGAATTAGAGGAGGAAAACATTGAAATGAAAACTAAAGATAAGCCCCTTGGGCCCCCCTTGGAGTTAGAGATTCCATTACGTGAACCACCAGCTCTTCCTAATAAG ATGAACTTGATTAAAGTTTCCAATATCATGGGTATTGATCCAAAACCTTTTGATCCTAAAACATATGAGGAAGAGGATACCTTTGTAACTGATGAACTTGGAAACAAGAAGCGCATACACTTGGAGAACAATATTGTACGTTGGAGAGAAGTCAAAAATCCTGATGGCACAACTTCT GTTGAAAGCAATGCTCGATTTGTAAGGTGGTCTGATGGTAGTCTTCAGTTGTTAATTGGGAATGAAGTTCTTGACATATCAGAGCAGGATGCCCAGCATGATCAATCACATCTTTTCCTTAGACATGGAAAG GGAATCCTGCAATCACAAGGAAGGCTATTACAGAAAATGAGATTTATGCCATCTTCCTTGTCCTCAAATTCTCATCGGTTGTTGACTGCTATTGTTGACTCAAGGCAGAGGAAGGCTTATAAGGTTAAAAACTGTTTTACAGACATTGATCCTGAGAGGGAAAAGGAGAAAAAGGAAAAG GCTGAAAGTCAAATTATTAGGGCTAGCGAACTGCTTAGCCGTAAGCGTGACAAGGTGAATAAAAAATATACTCCAACTGACAGGAGGCGTCAACTTTCTCCTGGGTTTTTAGAGGATGCATTGGACGAG GATGATGAAGCAGATTACTACGATCCTCGTCGTAAACAGCGTCACTTTGAGGACGAATTGGAAGCTGAAGTCCGGGCAGAGAAAAGGATTATGAATGCTAGGAAG TCACAGGGACCAAAGAACATCCCTCGTAAGTCATCTATTCCACCAGCAAAATCCTCACGGAATCCATTGGGTTACCCATATGAGAGAGAGGAATCTGAATATGAAACTGatgaagacgaagaagaagaaatacCTCATTCACGTACGAGGGATGATGATACTGAGCCGGAATATGAGGACtccgaagaagatgatgaagaaaccGGTCAAGCCGATGCTGCTGCTTCAGACGAGGAAGAAGAGGAG GAACCGAAGCATAAGAGTCGGGATTTAAAAGGTAAGGTCAAAAGGAAGGGGTTTGGATCTGAAGAACACTCTCTTCCTAGAAAACCAACCAATCGGCGAATGACCATTGTGTCTGACAGTGACGACGAATGA